A segment of the Triticum urartu cultivar G1812 chromosome 1, Tu2.1, whole genome shotgun sequence genome:
agcgcgggactccagcagggcttcgccaagcactacgagagacgaggaggaagaggggtagggctgcgccaacagggagattgaatcgtgtgttgggctgcccctttgctcaagtatatataggggaggggaggggctgcgcccccacctagggttccctccctaggggtggcggcagcccccagatcccatctgggaggcggccaagggggagagagaggggggcgcacctagggtgggccttagggcccatctgcgcctagggtttgccccctctcctcttgaggacgccttgggccttggtgggaggcgccccagcccacataggggctggtcccttcccactattggcccatgtaggcctccggggctggtggcccctcccggtggacccccggacccctccggtggtctcggtacactaccggtgatgcccagaacacttccggtggccaaaaccatacctcctatatatcaatctttacctccggaccattccggaactcctcgtgacgtccgggatctcatccgggactccgaacaacattcggtaaccgcatacatactttccctataaccctagcgtcatcgaaccttaagtgtgtagaccctacgggttcgggagtcatgcagacatggccgagacaactctccggtcaataaccaacagcgggatctggatacccatgttggctcccacatgttccacgatgatctcatcggatgaaccacgatgtcaaggacttaatcaatcccgtattcaattccctttgtccagcgctattgtacttgcccgagattcgatcgtcggtatccgataccttgttcaatctcgttaccggcaagtctctttacttgttccgtagcacatcatcccgtgatcaactccttggtcacattgtgcacattatgatgatgtctaccgagtgggcctagagatacctctccgttacacggagtgacaaatcccagtctcgattcgtgccaacccaacagacactttcggagatacctgtagtgaacctttatagccacccagttacgttgtgacgtttggcacactcaaagcactcctacggtatccgggagttgcacaatctcatggtctaaggaaatgatacttgacattagaaaagctttagcatacgaactacatgatctttgtgctaggcttaggattgggtcttgtccatcacatcattctcctaatgatgtgatcccgttatcaacgacatccaatgtccatggtcaggaaaccgtaaccatctattgatcaacgagctagtcaactagaggcttactagggacatggtgttgtctatgtatccacacatgtatctgagtttcctatcaatacaattctagcatggataataaatgattatcatgaacaaggaaatataataataaccaatttattattgcctctagggcatatttccaacacctatctgtgagttgtggtatcgagcctaatgaagaaggctcaggtggactacgccttaccgcaaggggctccgtcaccacctgtatttaccgcatggacacagacggtcgcacacacttaaactcggttgggtggaagagattcctcgttggcaagaatcttcgtgttAAACacgccatcctaattactatcagaaacacccaccgcccaggcttgaggatgatgatcgtcgtcgatatcatcttgaactacatgtgtgtgtgtggctatatcatctagaactacataggatgatcgtcgtcgatatcatgtagaactacatatgatgatcgtcgtcgatattatctagaactacatatgatgatcgtcgtggatatcaccttgtactgcttgaggatgcatgttgagtatatatgaaattattatctagtactccctcggttccaaattactcgtcgtggttttagttcaattgaactaaaaccacgacgagtaatttggaaccgagggagtacaacctagtacctataatgcttaatgaaattgatatctagtagtacctagtatctggaaattgTTGTTTATTGAAGCTGAAATGGGTTAGGAAgccgcgcggggggggggggggatgaaagatatagcagtagcgcggggcaAGGAAATCGCTACAGCTAATTAATAGTAGCGCATTCCGAAAACGCGCTGCTGATACAGTCTAGAATAGTAGCGCGTGTACagaccgcgctactactatcagttagctgtagcgccttattgaTAGCGCGGCTGCCCGCGCTGCTAATAATcccaaaacccgcgctactactagggttttccctagtagtgtgttATGCCTATTGCAGCAGTTCATCAGTTCAAGCCCAACACTAAGCTCAGAATGGACGTCGAGCTAGGGGATAGGATGATCACCATCGATAACAAGCCTATCAAGCTCTAGATTTGGACATGGTCTTTTATGTTCTCTCATTTACTATAGCAATTAGTACCAGCTACATATGGAAAGATGTGCCACTTCAAACTACTTCATGACATATGAATTTGAGTTGCACAAGGTGGGTGATGACATAAACCTGTAGTGTCGCATTCAGCTATCAAGGCAAATAATCACCTTCCGTGGTTGCTAAATGAGTGGATCTTCTAAGCTACCATGTTGCTGCACCTTCTATCTAGGCCACTCAACTTTGCATCAAGATCCGTGTTGTCTTTACAAATTACATCCGTATTGTGCTATTTTTTTCTTTCAAACAAGAGAACATGTGATCATATTATTGAGATTCTCATATTCTTTTAGACCAATTCACACGCATGTTCATGCTAGTAGTAGCTGTACGTTTTAATTATTGTTTTTCTTGAATGACGTATTCCATAATGTTATTCTGGTTCGAAGCTGCATGTCTCACCCTTTCTTTGAAGTTTTCaacaaaaaagagagaaaaagaaaggGGAAGATGGGCCGAGCCCAACTAGCCGCGCCATTCGGGCGCCCGTTGCGAACGGGCGCTTAAGCACCAAATAAGATCCGttggcgccccccccccccccccccccccccgctcccCCAACGTAAGCATGCTATGTGGGTCCACTTATTACAGGGTTTCATCTACCTCTTTTTCTAGCAGGTTTTCATAAGTTTCGTTGGACCAGGTTTTCCTTTCTTTTTCTAGTTTTTTTCTTAATTTCCCTTTTTTGGTTTTATTATTTTAATTCATGGACTTTTTAGATACGTTTTCTTTCATGTTCTGTTCTCCTTTtattttcctttcctttttcatttagAAATTCAGGACATTTTTTAATTCATGCACTGTTTTCAAAACTCACGAACATGTTTTGTTGCAGACCTTTTTCATTTGCTGAACATAGTTTAAAATTCTTAACAATTATTTTGAATTCATGATCATCTTTCAATTGGTGATTTTTTTGtaaagggggatgtgctgcaaggcgattaagttgggtaacgccagggttttcccagtcacgacgttgtaaaacgacggccagtgaattgtaatacgactcactatagggcgaattcatgaatatttttaataCTCGAAAATATTGCTTTAAATACAGCAGCATTTTACAAAATTCCAAAGATTTATAAAAGTTCTGAATATTTTAAGAATTTAAAATATTTTAAAAATTCATGGATATTTTTAAATAAGCAAAAATAAATAAAGGGACACAAGGataaagaaaaacaaaaaataaaaataaataagaGAAATGAAAAAATAGGGTCGTGCAACGCCGCACATGGGCCAACCGAAATTCACGCATGGAGGAGTAGGGATGCTTGTAAGCACAAGCTCCTCGCTAACACATGAAGGGATCAACTAGAGCCCGCTGACCACACTCATCTCTTTGTTAACAATATTTTTTTTGAAGCTTGGACAGCTGAAAACGCCTACAGGCTCACATGAAATAATGGCACCCAAAAGAGTTCAATAGAAGGGAAAATTGGTTGCCGCCAGTTTGAGAGGTTTGTCAAAACTAATGTTGATGCAGGTATTTCGGTTGATCACAATCTCGGAACTGGTACGTCCATTTTGTCATGGTAGCGACGGGAGCTACTTGGGTGGCACTGTCCTAGTTGGCAACGGTCTCACTGAGCCAGCCGCACTCGAGGCGCTGGCCTGCAACGAGGTACTCTTCTTAGCACAAGAGTTGGGGATACAGAACATACAGGTGGCGTAGACTGTAAATAGGTCGTAAATTATATCCACCAGTGGAGGAATTATTAGAGAGATTAGTGAGACATCAAAAGGTTTTAATTCTTCTGCATTTAGTCATGAACAACTTCGAACTTTGAAGCTAATAAGATAGCTAGGCTAGGGTTATCCCTTGCGCCTGGGAGGCATGTTTGGTTAGGATTTCCATACGATTCAGTTGTAATCCTTGTGAATATTCTCAATGATCAATGATAAATGTTAGCAAGAGCTCCCAGTTGGAGCGCGTGGAAGCATACGGGCCGGCCCAACTGCGTTTTTGGTTAATTGCTGGACCAGCGACCTTTTACTGTCGAACGTTTGACAAGGGACCGCTGGCCATGGTGAGTTGACAATTGACTTTTTGGAAAAAGGGAAAAAGTTCACAAAAATAAATAAGGCtccaaaattttgaaaaaattcaTAAATATTGAAAAAATCATGAAACAAAAAAGGTTCATGGTATGTATGAAAATCAAGTCATGGAAAATTTGTAATTTATAAAATCAAAATAAAAATACAAAATTTCATTAAATTTTGATACAATTTTAGTTTGGAAAAGTTCATGAAAtgggattttttttgaaaagatttCAATTTTTTGAGAAAAGAAAGACTAAAAATCTCCCTTCGCTAAAAAAAGAGACTAAATTCCCCAACTCCGCTGTGGCCGTGACGACTCTCAACGAATCCCGATTTGACGACGCGCTCCCCGCCTTCCCTTGACCCGCCCCGCCTCCATCAAATCGGACCGGCAGGGCCTTAGGAAGCTCCACAGTCGTTGCTAGGGTTTGGAGAGATGCCGCGGAATCAGATCGGCGACACGGTCTCCGGTGAAGTGATGCCGCCGCCGAACCAAGTAGGGAATCGGAGGCTCGGCCCGATCTCCGGTGCAGAGGTGCTGCCGAAGCAAGTCAGTAATCGGACGCCCGTGACGGTCCCTCCGCCGTCGAAGCAACGCAAGGATCAGACGGTCCGCACGGTCTCCGGTGGAGCGGTGCTGCCGACGCAAGTTGGGGGTCGGACGCCCGTGTCAGTCCCTCCGTCGTCGCCCAACCAACTTGGAAATCGGAGGGTCAGCACCGTCTCCGCTGGAGAGGTGCCGCCGAAGCATGCTGGGAATCGGTCGACCTTGTCGGCCCAGCTGCCGCCAAAGCAATGCAGGGATGATCGGACGGTCTCCACGCTCTCCCATGGAGATGTGCTGCGGAAGCAAGTCGGGGACCGGACGCCCGTGTCGATCCATCCGGCGCCGAAGCAACGCAGGACTCAGACGGTCGGCCAGGTCTCCGGCAGACAACCCTTGCCGCAGCTGCACACCACACAACAAGGCAGACCGGCCAGCTCCTCGAAACCTAGTGCATGTACGGCTCTTCGTGGCAACACTAGTGCGCAAGCTCGTAAGCCATGTGCTGCTGCAACAAAAACTGTTGTACAAGTTAAGTCGAAGAAGAACAAAGATATAGAAGAAGGGGAGGACGAAATCCGAAGGCTGAACGAATTGGGATTGGGAGATAATGTCAGCAAGAAAGATTATGGTGTTTATCTCAACCAGCTGCCTGGCAGGCCTGATGTCGATATTTCCACTAAGCTGGATGCTGTGCAGCTCAAGGAGCTCAATGTTCGCCATGCGTTGTATCGCCTCAAGTATTATCAGGTTTGGTTTGTAGTCCCATACACTTTATTTATAGGTTGCTTGTGTTACTATTAAATTACTTGTTCTGTGCTGTGCTGCGTATGCTGGTTTGTTAATATACACAGTAAATTTGGTGTCATCACTGATCTCATTGTCTATAGCTGTCACAAAACGTGCCTGAGGATAAGCTTTGCTATGATAAATTGAAAGAGGACTACCCCCCTAGCCGTCTTGAGGAGGAGAGATTCTTTAAGTGCTATGAGGAAGATGGCAAATTAGATTGGTCTTTCCACACTGATTACTGCAAGCTTGCTGGCCTGGAGGACTACCAACGGCTGGTCCCTCAAAATTATGTACGTATTCTTTTTTTTTTTGGCAAGTTGTATGCATCTGTTTATGTTTTGTTGATCTAGTATGATAGACCAGTGTTTAAGCTCAGAAACTTCTCAACAAAACGACTTACTTTTGGTAGATCCAAATCTTTATACGGTGAATCAGTTATTAAACCTTGTATAAAACGTGAAAAGAAATGGCGTTTCAGTATTCTAAGCCTTGTAATAAAAGGTAAAAAGGAATTACAGTTTCAATATTCCTGGCATATTATTTTGATTCTCATATCCTTTTAGACCAATTCGCACGCATGTTCATGCTAGCAGTAGTTGTACGTTTTAGTTATTGTTTCCTTGAATGAAGTGTTCTGCCTACCCCAatttgtttgggactaaaggcgttgttgttgttgttgttgttgttgttgttgttgttgttgttgttgttgtaatGAAGTGTTCTATAATGTTATCTAATTTTTTAAGCCCGACAGTAATACTTATCAAATTCCATGACAAATTGGCCAGTTTGCATAAATTCAAATATAGTGACAATCTTGTTTCACCTTTTTATTCTGTGAATGACATAAATTGGTGAAACTGTTCCTAGTTTTCTTTCTTTGATCAAGGATGGCAGACTATATTATTTCCTTTTAGATGTCTTTTGGCAAATGTAACTAAGTATGTTTTTCTGATAAATTGCATCCGCTTGTTTATCTGATTATAAAATGTTCAACTATTATTATTTGAGTTATGTGATTGTTTGCTAATCTTTCCTTTTTACTGTTGTCTCCCTCTAATTTTTTATTGTAGGGTGGTTATGACTATGTTCGTTGGGATGAATACCACAAGGAATTTCATAGCTATGAGATTGAACAAGAATATGTCAAGTATTGTGAAGAATTGTCCAAGAAACTTAAGGTACGCACCATAGATATGATAAAAGTTACCCAAATGTTGATTGTTTTTTGTACTAACAATCTTTTTTTTTGTCTCGCAATAGTGGATGGAAGCTTATGTGCTAAAAGAACAAACATCACTTATGGTAAGTATGAGTGAGATCTCTTATGCAAAACGCATGAGTAACATTATGTCACTATGTATACTTTAGCACCATTCATAATGCCTCTTTTTTTTTAACTTATGCCTCTCCTATTTTAGCGGGGAATGATTTTGACCAGAGGAACTTACCAAGCAATGAAGATCGCCACTGACTTCTCGAAGATACATGCGAACTTAGCCTTTTCTGGCTTCTATGTAGGGTCCCTTGTGCACTTTTTATTTCATTTAGGTGTTCTGTATTTAACAATTAGACTCTTAATTCAGGAGTGGTTCAAGAGCATGGCTTTTGATGTTACGAACTACAAAGAGTTCGATGTACTCTATTATGAGATTTGGCAGAGGTGCAATCAGGAGGTCAGTAATGTACCCTGGTCTTCTGAACAACTTAGCAATCATTGAATGGTGATATGTGTTTTGATGCTTTGTAATGCATTTTCTTTTTCTCCCCTTGAACAATTCTCAGAAGAAATTCAGAGATGCTTTGGATGAGGTGTATGAACTTAACAGGTTCCCATTGAGCCAAAACAGAATGAGATGTGCACTGGAGAATGACACATTCTGCTCGGAATTCGAAGAGGAGGTAACTTGTTTTCCTTATTCAGATGTTTTCCAAATTCACATGGTATTCATGGTTATAGATCTTTATAACTTATCTTTTTCATACTTCTCATTTTCAGTTTCTTGGTTTCACAGCTTGCCTCAAGGAAGTAAGTTCTGTTCTGTGTGTCTCCCACTCTTATGCCATGTTTGGATGCAAAGTATTTTTAGAGTATTTTCTGAATACCATGGTTTCTGAAAAAACTATAGTTGTAcatacttttgggtgtttggagTAGTAAATACCATACTTTTACAAACTGCAGTATTCCCAATACTATGATATTTTTGGAGTATTAAAAAAATCTACTCCTGCCCTCTTTTTTCTTAAAGAGAGAAACAATTGCATGGGTTGTTTTAGTTAGTCTGGCTGCTCTGATTTTACGTCTACTAGGTTGCGCACCATCTTGACGCAAGTCAGCTACTAATGCATGTTAGTTTATATACAACACATGTTGCTCTGAATCAGTGTCACATAGAGGATATAGAAGTATAGATCCTATACGTTAGTTTATATATGGAGCCAATTAACCAAACAGTTGTCTTCAACGTGCATGTGCATGCCCAAAAACTAGTTTGATTTTTTTATGATAGCTATGGAATGCAAAATAAGAAGAGTAAATACTGCTCGCCACACGCTTCATTGTATCTGCACACTTTTTCCTACCTACAAGTCATAGTACTTTGATTTTCAAATAGTGTAGGTTTTTTAAGTAGTACTCagcatctaaacagaggctagattgAAACTATTGGAATGTTGTTCTTGTGTCTGATGCTCTACCTGACCATAGTTTGCAGAGGACAAAAGCAAGATCACTGAGGATAAAGCCCTGGAGTTGATTGCAGAGGCACTTAGAAAGGAGGTACTTTATTATAAAACTGCATCCGCATGCCTTTTTCAAGTTTCAACTATATAGTTTACTTAAGTGAAGTTCCTTTTCTTTCAGACGCCGAAACCAAAGTTCTATGAGGATTATTGTAGGAAGAAGATAGATATTGCTCAAGCTATTGGAATAATTCCCAGCGTACCGGCTTAACTGTTGATCTTCCTGATTCACACCATTTCATTTATCAAGTTAGATATGCAGCCCAACTGCCACTATTAGACAGTACGGAGTATATACTAAGTAAATGGCACGTGCCATGCACATGTAGAATTCAGGGAATGTAACTTAAAAAGTTGGATATTTTTCATGCTCCCTTTTTCTTGGTGATTACTCTTCATCTGATGACCATCGACTGTACAGAAACGCTACAAGAGTGTTTAGCTTCTGTTGGGTACTTAAGCCACTACGCGAGCATGGTGATCAAAAGCTCCTCCAGTCTAAGGACTTAGTCTTTAATCCAACTGCAATGGCAACTCACAGGACCATTCATTACCACCCACATGACTCCTGTAACGTTGAAATTTTGGCTGGCTTTTGAAAGGGCTTCTTGTTCCCATTTGAATTAATCTTGTATTATTCACATCACATACTAACTTATTTTGCTGTTATAGACATACCTTGTTAAAAATAAGAGGTTACAAATTATCACAGAAATATCTACAAGGAGTTGTTGTAATTGCTTTACTAGTCGAGAACATACATATAAAAGTATGATTATActagatcatcatggaacatgttgCTGCAGCTGTCAATTTTGACGATAAATGTTTGAAATTTACACAAATATATGGAAGTATGCTGTTCGAAAGTTAAATTTTCATGAAGATATTTATTGTTATTTACACAAACATAGGAAGGTATCCAACATAAAATTACGTTGATTTTTATCGAGTTATATATAAACTAATCAGCAAAAAATAAATATGTTTAATCTCTACTAAatcagacacaagtccattctaGCAAAGTCACCCTTCTAAGATCCAAATTCGACTGTTGATCAAATGTGTTAACATGTGTTAATTATGAGGTAAATCATGTTGATTAAATATGTTAACATGTGTTAATTACGGGGTAAATCTCCCTTGTTAACCGTCAGGCAGTTCGCACTAATGCTAGCCCTCGCATTCCTTTGGCTGCGTCCCCTCAACTTGTATATAAGCATAATCTACATCTACATCTACACTATTATTAAAAGAGTAAACATGTGTTTCTCTAAAGAGACATCACAAAGCGTACATGGGATTAGCAGAACCTTCAGATCTAATTGATTAAGTGAAATCTAAGAGCCCATAATGTTCCGGTGGTCTATCAGTCAATCGAACGGTTCAGATTGGATGTTCTGCAGGCAGACCATCCTCACGAACCTTTTATTTAGGAAAAAGTTCTAACTGATTACTCCCCTGGTTCCGTTTAGTGTGGGTTTTTTTTGCCAAATATAATCCATGGTCTGCACGATGAGACATTTCAACGATTCTTTCCAACTATGCTCCTCTACCTCCGCTTCCGTTGTAATTCCGGCACTAATTACTCCAGATCGCACGCCTCCTCCTCCTATCTTTTCACCTTTCATCTTTGTCCACCTCTTCTCCTGCCCGTCAAGCGCATGGCCATGGAAGATATCCACTTGTGGGAACTGGGAAGACGGTAGCTTGCTTGCGGAGGACGGCATCCACCCGAACGGCGGCGTCCACCCGCACAGCGGCGTTCCTGCGGAAGGCGGCATCCAACAAGGCAATGGCGGCATTCCCGCGGAAGGCGGCGTCCACCCGCACAGCGGCGTTCCCGCGGAAGGCGGCATCCAGCAGGGcgattttttttgaaactatgatgatttttgtagcaaattcggaaactatacgccctaatgcataaaaattaaaAGTATCACCCTGTCGGCCTCCTGTTGGCCGAAGAGGGACTTTTCGGCCAACCGTTGGACGAAGAGGGTCTTTTCGGCCAACCGTTGGCCAAAGAGGACTTCTCGGCCAACCGTTGGCCAAAAAGTCCCTCTTCGGCCAAAAGTAGGCCGAAAAGTGGTCTTCGGCCAACACCTGCTCTCCTGTTTTAGAAAATTCATATCAATTAGGATTTTTAATATTTTAATTTTattctttttgcattagattAGAAATTTTTTGAAGTTATTGTAAATATCAAGTTTGACTAGATTtgaaaatttgaatttgaattttcaTGAATTTTCTCAAATCACTAGATTGCCTATAATTTGAGCTATGTGTATTTTTTAGATGATTCTTTTTTGGTACTGGTTCTTTGTGACTTTGTTTATCAGTAGTAATTAATTGGCAAATTTTAGGATTATTTAAAATTAGGTTTTTATGAAAACAGTTCTGTTTTAGTGTTTTATAGGTTTTGGGCTATTTCTTTTAATTTTAATTACTCTAAAttgttttcttttgctttttCTAAACATATTCTTTTAGTTTCTGTTAATTTATCAGTAGCtatttttttgtattttatttcttttatccTACTAGAAAACTTTGAGCTAGATAGGAGTTTATATTTAAAAGTGCCTTATAAATCCTGTACAAACATTGCCCTTTTATACATGAAAAAACTATACTTTCCCGCAATCTTTTTCCCTCCATTTTCTTTCCCTCCATTTTCTTTCCCGCCATTTTCTCTGCTGTCATTTTCTTTCCCGCCGTTCTCTCCCGCCACACTAAGGAGGCCAGTGTAGTCTCGTCAAGATGTATCTACTGTTAACTTAACAG
Coding sequences within it:
- the LOC125532583 gene encoding uncharacterized protein LOC125532583 — translated: MPRNQIGDTVSGEVMPPPNQVGNRRLGPISGAEVLPKQVSNRTPVTVPPPSKQRKDQTVRTVSGGAVLPTQVGGRTPVSVPPSSPNQLGNRRVSTVSAGEVPPKHAGNRSTLSAQLPPKQCRDDRTVSTLSHGDVLRKQVGDRTPVSIHPAPKQRRTQTVGQVSGRQPLPQLHTTQQGRPASSSKPSACTALRGNTSAQARKPCAAATKTVVQVKSKKNKDIEEGEDEIRRLNELGLGDNVSKKDYGVYLNQLPGRPDVDISTKLDAVQLKELNVRHALYRLKYYQLSQNVPEDKLCYDKLKEDYPPSRLEEERFFKCYEEDGKLDWSFHTDYCKLAGLEDYQRLVPQNYGGYDYVRWDEYHKEFHSYEIEQEYVKYCEELSKKLKWMEAYVLKEQTSLMRGMILTRGTYQAMKIATDFSKIHANLAFSGFYEWFKSMAFDVTNYKEFDVLYYEIWQRCNQEKKFRDALDEVYELNRFPLSQNRMRCALENDTFCSEFEEEFLGFTACLKEFAEDKSKITEDKALELIAEALRKETPKPKFYEDYCRKKIDIAQAIGIIPSVPA